The window AATTGCGTTTGATatgtattctaggtcgattttacATTCTAAGATGTTTGAAGCTTAATATTAAgtcttgttatgttttgatATCAATGTGCAGTTTTCAATTATGGAGGAGGACATACAGTGGATGAGGTGAGTGGAAGTGACTACAGCAGTTGCACAGTTGGGAATTCTATTACTACAGATAGCAGTGGAGCCACCAAAATTACTCTCAAGACAACTGGAAGCCATTACTTCATTTGTGGAATAGTTGGTCATTGTGCAAGTGGGATGAAGCTATCTGTAACAGTGGCAGGAGCTACTTCAAAAACCCCATCCACAACACCATCAACCACTACcagccccaccaccaccaccaccacacccaCTACCTCCTctccctccaccaccaccacctcttaCTCAAACTCATCCACATACACTCTTTCTCCAACCATAGTCATATTCTTCACTTGTCTGGCAATTTTTAAGTTGA is drawn from Telopea speciosissima isolate NSW1024214 ecotype Mountain lineage chromosome 1, Tspe_v1, whole genome shotgun sequence and contains these coding sequences:
- the LOC122649113 gene encoding blue copper protein-like, which gives rise to MESNTVAGVLLTILALCFVVPSLATDYTVGDATGWTTNVDYSTWTSGKTFAVGDSLVFNYGGGHTVDEVSGSDYSSCTVGNSITTDSSGATKITLKTTGSHYFICGIVGHCASGMKLSVTVAGATSKTPSTTPSTTTSPTTTTTTPTTSSPSTTTTSYSNSSTYTLSPTIVIFFTCLAIFKLIFSPLAS